Genomic window (Chryseobacterium sp. H1D6B):
CGGAATGATCAATCTGAATACGGTAAGCCAGATAATAGTGACCACCGGCTATGAAGACAGCAAGCTGAGCAAGATCTTGGAACTGGTTCAAAATGCTACTGCACAGAAAGCACCCACCGAATTATTCATCAGAAAATTCGCAAAAGTGTATACTCCGATTGTTGTATTTCTGGCCATTGGTATTTGTCTGCTTCCTTACTTTTTTGTATCAGATTATCAATTTAGAGACTGGCTGTACAGAGCTTTGGTCTTCTTGGTGATCTCTTGTCCTTGTGCCTTGGTGATTTCAATTCCGTTAGGATATTTTGGAGGAATAGGAGCGGGAAGCCGAAACGGTATCTTAATTAAAGGAAGTAATTTCTTAGATGTTCTGGCCAATATTAAAAATGTTGTCATGGATAAAACCGGAACAATGACAGAAGGGGTTTTCAAAGTACAGGAAGTTGCTTTCAAGAATGAATTCAATAAAGAAGACATCCTGAAAATGGTGAATGTACTGGAAAGCCACAGCACCCATCCCGTAGCGACTGCCATTCATAACTATGCAGGTGAAGTAGATCATTCTATTCAGCTGGAAAATGTAGAAGAAATTCCCGGGCATGGCTTAAAAGCAACGGTTAATGGAAAAGAACTCTTGGTGGGAAACTTTAAGCTGATGGACAAGTTTGCCATTAATTACGATATAAAACCTGAAAATATTGTCTACACCTTGATTGCCATTGCTTACGATAAAAAATTTGTAGGGTATATCACTATTGCAGACAGTATAAAAAAAGATGCGCAGCTGACTATTAATAAACTTAAAGCATTAAATGTGAAAACTACGATGCTGAGCGGTGATAAATCTTCAGTCGTAAAATATGTGGCAGACTCATTAGGAATTCAAAATGCTTACGGTGATCTGCTGCCCGAAGATAAAGTGAATAAGGTCAAAGAAATTAAAGCTAAGAATGAAACCGTAGCATTTGTTGGAGATGGTGTAAATGACGCTCCGGTAGTAGCCTTAAGTGATGTTGGAATAGCAATGGGAGGATTAGGAAGTGATGCGACGATAGAAACAGCAGATGTTGTCATTCAGGATGATATGCCGAGTAAAATCCCGATGGCGATTAATATCGGAAAGCAGACCAAAAAAATTGTCTGGCAGAATATCATCTTAGCATTTGTCGTAAAAGGAATCGTATTGATCCTTGGTGCCGGAGGTCTCGCTACCATGTGGGAAGCCGTATTTGCAGACGTTGGAGTAGCTTTATTAGCCATATTAAACGCAGTAAGAATCCAAAGAATGAGATTTTAATTTAAAAAGGAGGAAGACTTGAAGTCTGAAGCTGAAAGTTTAACCCTATACGCAGTCAATTGTATCGAAGATAAAATCCTGGCACCTTAAAAGCATTACTCATTCATCTTGTGCCTTTGCGTTTAACAAAAAACATTCTAAGGAAAAAAACAGATAATGCTCCACTGAAATTAGTGGAGCATTTGCTTTCTATCAAAGCTGGTATCAAAAAAACATCAATGACTTTCATCATGACATTAGCATACAACAATTATGAATAGTATATTTGTACTGCAAATTTTTTATCATTGAAAATTTTCATATCCATATTCATCATCTTTACCATTGCAATCCGTCCTGTTTTGCCTTTATTGAATTATGCTGTGAATTATGATTACATTGTAAAAAATCTTTGTGAAAATAGAAATATTCCCCAATCTACCTGTAAAGGAAAGTGTTACGTAGAAAAAGAACTGGCGAAAACTGAAAAGCAGTCCAGCCGTCAGACTATTAAAATCTCAGTGATAGATGTATTTGTTTCCAATGAAGTTTTTTCATTTTCAGGAAATACGGTCTCTGATTTATTTGCAAAAACTCCAAATTCAACTTATCAAAATCTTCATACGTCAGAATATTTTTCCAGGATATTTCATCCTCCTTTGGTGTAAATTGTATTTTAGACTAATTTTTTAGTTAATATTTGCTGCCTTCAGAATCTTTGCTGATTGTTAATGCCTTTGCGTTTAAAAGAACCGCAGAAGAAAGATGTTAATTAAAATTAATTTAAACCCAATTCAATTTTTCACTAAATATCATTAATCCAATTTTAAAATGAAATCTAAAATCATTTTTACGGCTCTGTTGTCGGTGTCATTGATGTCGTGCGCACAGGAAGTCCCTAAAGTAAAGCATAAAAAAAGTATGAATACTTCTGGACAAAATTTAAAAAATGTAAAAGTTGTCAATACAGAAGATCCTATCTGCCATATGAAAACCGGAGAATATACTAAAGATACTGCAGTGTATAAAAATAAGGTGTACGGTTTTTGCAGTGTTTATTGTAAAGACGAATTCAAAAAAAATCCCGAGAAGTATGCCCAAAAATAAACCAGCAGAAAAAAATACGAAGACTAAGATCATTATCCCTATTGCGGTGATAGCTTTGCTTTTCTTAAGTATTGGTGTCGGGATGAGCTACTTTAAACGAAATCTTTACACTGTAATGAAAGTTCCAGACTTTCAACTGACCGATCAGAATAATAAGAAAATCACCAATAAAGATATGCTTGGAAAAGTGTATCTCGTAGAGTTTTTCTTTAGCAGATGTCCTACAATCTGTCCTGTGATGAACACTAACATGAGAGCGATTGAGGATGAAATTAACAACCCGGAATTTGGCATTATTTCGATCAGTATAGATCCAGATAATGATACTCCTGAAACTTTAAAACAGCATGCGAAAAGAATAGGCGTAAAATCTCCCAACTGGCATTTTTTAACAGGAAACAGAACTTATATAGGAGATATTGCGGATAAATTTAATATCTATGTAGGAGATAAAGAAGATGAAGGAGAAAGTCTTAACCACAGCGGTATGATTGCTCTGGTAGATCAGGATGGGAATATACGATGCCGGTATAACAAAGACAACATGCCGATTCTTTATTATTCAGGATTAAATTATGAAGATGCAGACGGAAAAATCCCTAAGCTTACAGGAAAATACCATCCTGACAGAGAAATATTAATTGAAGATATCAAGAAATTACTAAAATAAAGGAAGATTAAAGACGGTGGCAGAAAGGTATAGCTCAACAGGAAATAACTTCCAGCGCCAGACCTTCCGTTCTTAAAGAGAAATATTGTTTAACCATAAAAACAAAACGTTATGAAGATTTTGAAAATAGCCGCTTTAAGCGCAGTATTTGCAGCGCAGTTTGCGTTTGCACAATTCAAGCAGACACCGCTTCCTTACGCATATAATGCTTTGGAAGGTTCTATTGATGCTCAGACCATGGAAATCCATTATTCAAAACATGCTGCAGCGTATGTAAGCAATTTGAATAAAGCCATTGCAGGAACACCGCAGGAAAAACAAACATTATTTCAGATTCTTTCTACAGTGTCCACATTGACACCTGCAGTAAGAAATAATGCCGGAGGTCATTTCAACCATGAGCTTTTCTGGACGATGCTTACTCCTGAAAAGAACACGCAGCCTTCTGCAAAATTGTTAAAGGCCATCACTGAAAGTTTCGGAAGCCTTGATGCTTTTAAAGAAAAAATAAGCAAAGCAGGTGCAGACCGTTTCGGTTCAGGATGGGCATGGCTTTCTGTAGATAAGGCCGGAAAACTATTTGTGTCTTCAACGCCTAATCAGGACAACCCGTTGATGGATGTAGTAGAAGAAAAAGGAACTCCTATTTTAGGAATTGATGTTTGGGAGCATGCTTATTATTTGAAGTATCAAAATAAAAGAGCAGATTATCTTGCTGCAATCTGGAATGTTTTAAACTGGAAAGAAGTAAGCAAAAGATATGAAAATGCTGTAGCTAAAAAATAGAACATGAAATTAATTTGCAGCATATTCCTTATTTTCTATATGGTATTCAGACCTCTGGTACCAATAGCGGAGTATGCTGTAAATTATAATTATATCGCTGAGGTTCTCTGTATCAATAAAAGCAGGCCTGAACTCCATTGTAACGGAAAATGTTACCTGAGTAAAGAACTTGCAAAAACAAATGATACTGAATCTTCGCCCTTATCCAAAGGGAAAAATTCCGGACAAAAACTGCTGGATATTTACACACTTCCCGAAATCACTGAAATAGAAAATACAGGAAAACTTTTTTCTTCCCATTTCAATTTTACCTACAAAGCAGATTATTCTTTTCTGTTTCTAAATAACATTTTCAGACCGCCTGTTGTTTAAGTTTTATTCT
Coding sequences:
- a CDS encoding SCO family protein, yielding MPKNKPAEKNTKTKIIIPIAVIALLFLSIGVGMSYFKRNLYTVMKVPDFQLTDQNNKKITNKDMLGKVYLVEFFFSRCPTICPVMNTNMRAIEDEINNPEFGIISISIDPDNDTPETLKQHAKRIGVKSPNWHFLTGNRTYIGDIADKFNIYVGDKEDEGESLNHSGMIALVDQDGNIRCRYNKDNMPILYYSGLNYEDADGKIPKLTGKYHPDREILIEDIKKLLK
- a CDS encoding heavy metal translocating P-type ATPase, with protein sequence MEECCSTKPKKTETKKHNHAEGDGHGHDHSHGSEDKTAFQLFLPAVVSFLLLLIGITLDNYIKPEWFQGWVRIIWYLAAYIPVGLPVLKEAVESITRGDVFSEFLLMSIATIGAFAIGEYPEGVAVMLFYSVGEVFQELAVSRAKRNIKSLLDQRPDEVTILKNNQPQTVKAEKVSIGEIIQLKPGEKLGLDGELLSEKASFNTAALTGESKPDTKTKGDTVLAGMINLNTVSQIIVTTGYEDSKLSKILELVQNATAQKAPTELFIRKFAKVYTPIVVFLAIGICLLPYFFVSDYQFRDWLYRALVFLVISCPCALVISIPLGYFGGIGAGSRNGILIKGSNFLDVLANIKNVVMDKTGTMTEGVFKVQEVAFKNEFNKEDILKMVNVLESHSTHPVATAIHNYAGEVDHSIQLENVEEIPGHGLKATVNGKELLVGNFKLMDKFAINYDIKPENIVYTLIAIAYDKKFVGYITIADSIKKDAQLTINKLKALNVKTTMLSGDKSSVVKYVADSLGIQNAYGDLLPEDKVNKVKEIKAKNETVAFVGDGVNDAPVVALSDVGIAMGGLGSDATIETADVVIQDDMPSKIPMAINIGKQTKKIVWQNIILAFVVKGIVLILGAGGLATMWEAVFADVGVALLAILNAVRIQRMRF
- a CDS encoding superoxide dismutase, encoding MKILKIAALSAVFAAQFAFAQFKQTPLPYAYNALEGSIDAQTMEIHYSKHAAAYVSNLNKAIAGTPQEKQTLFQILSTVSTLTPAVRNNAGGHFNHELFWTMLTPEKNTQPSAKLLKAITESFGSLDAFKEKISKAGADRFGSGWAWLSVDKAGKLFVSSTPNQDNPLMDVVEEKGTPILGIDVWEHAYYLKYQNKRADYLAAIWNVLNWKEVSKRYENAVAKK
- a CDS encoding YHS domain-containing protein, which encodes MKSKIIFTALLSVSLMSCAQEVPKVKHKKSMNTSGQNLKNVKVVNTEDPICHMKTGEYTKDTAVYKNKVYGFCSVYCKDEFKKNPEKYAQK